The following proteins come from a genomic window of Halorussus halophilus:
- the gatD gene encoding Glu-tRNA(Gln) amidotransferase subunit GatD, translating to MNPGDRVRVERADQTFEGVLLPSSTSQNLVVKLDGGYNVGIDRDEADVDVLETEVYDIEEGETSDSSVVEFDPELPTISLISTGGTIASTVDYRTGAVTAQFDAEDVLRAVPDLAGRANYRGRVVANILSENMTTDVWVDLAEAVYEEIENGADGVVVMHGTDTMQFTASALSFMLDTPVPIVFTGSQRSADRPSSDNVMNAVCAVEAAKADAAEVMVCMHASESDDDCALHRGTRVRKNHTSRRDAFETVGAKPLGEVEYDSKEVSFRRDYSERGSTELSLAADLESEVELLKFTPGMSVESLDAFEGKTGLVIEGTGLGHVHSDWADRIGELVDSGTTVVMTSQCIEGRVCDRVYDTGRDLLDAGVVEGEDMLPGTAKVKLMWVLANADNPEKAVAESLAGEIQERSVPWE from the coding sequence ATGAATCCCGGCGACCGGGTCCGCGTCGAGCGGGCCGACCAGACCTTCGAGGGTGTACTGCTTCCCTCTTCGACGAGCCAGAACCTCGTCGTCAAACTCGACGGCGGCTACAACGTCGGTATCGACCGCGACGAAGCCGACGTAGACGTACTCGAAACCGAGGTGTACGACATCGAAGAGGGCGAGACCAGCGACAGTTCGGTCGTGGAGTTCGACCCCGAACTGCCGACGATTTCGCTCATCTCGACCGGTGGCACAATCGCCTCGACGGTAGACTACCGAACCGGCGCGGTGACCGCGCAGTTCGACGCCGAAGACGTGCTTCGCGCCGTGCCGGACCTCGCTGGCCGGGCGAACTACCGCGGGCGCGTCGTCGCCAACATCCTCAGCGAGAACATGACCACCGACGTGTGGGTCGATTTGGCCGAGGCCGTCTACGAGGAAATCGAGAACGGCGCGGACGGCGTCGTCGTCATGCACGGTACCGACACGATGCAGTTCACCGCGTCTGCGCTCTCGTTCATGCTCGACACGCCGGTTCCCATCGTCTTTACGGGGAGCCAGCGTTCTGCCGACCGACCGTCTTCGGACAACGTGATGAACGCCGTCTGTGCCGTCGAGGCCGCCAAGGCCGACGCCGCGGAGGTCATGGTCTGCATGCACGCCTCCGAGAGCGACGACGACTGCGCGCTACACCGTGGGACGCGGGTTCGCAAGAACCACACCTCGCGTCGCGACGCCTTCGAGACAGTGGGTGCGAAGCCCTTGGGCGAAGTGGAGTACGACAGCAAGGAAGTTAGTTTCCGCCGCGACTACTCCGAGCGCGGAAGCACCGAACTCAGCCTCGCTGCCGACCTCGAATCGGAGGTCGAACTGCTGAAGTTCACGCCCGGCATGAGCGTCGAATCGCTCGACGCCTTCGAGGGCAAGACAGGACTCGTCATCGAGGGCACCGGACTGGGTCACGTCCACTCCGACTGGGCCGACCGCATCGGCGAATTGGTCGATTCCGGCACGACCGTTGTCATGACCAGTCAGTGCATCGAGGGCCGCGTCTGTGACCGCGTCTACGACACGGGCCGCGACCTGCTCGACGCGGGCGTCGTGGAGGGCGAAGACATGCTCCCCGGCACCGCGAAGGTCAAACTGATGTGGGTGCTGGCGAACGCCGACAACCCCGAGAAGGCCGTCGCGGAGTCGCTCGCGGGGGAGATTCAAGAGCGGTCGGTGCCGTGGGAGTAA
- a CDS encoding GNAT family N-acetyltransferase — MASEAIEIREATHDDYDDVVAFTEDTWSDHGRDDYLPHIYHDWIEGDDQLTIVADAGDELAGVVQCVLLSEWEAWGQGLRVNPVFRGEGIATQMTEHLFEWSRERGARVFRNMVFSWNAAGLGQSRASGYDPITEFRWAHPTPDADASPDLTTTSDPDAAWSFWTDSAARDHLRGLALDDDESWALSELTRETLHEAADDDRLFVVRDGANGTRGFAHRVREYELPDEDGEMERWAEYGVGAWADAEAAASLLDTIARDAADCDADNTRVLIPETVEVVSDVAYCRTEIADEPDFVMGADLTKD, encoded by the coding sequence ATGGCTAGCGAGGCAATCGAGATACGCGAGGCCACCCACGACGACTACGACGACGTGGTCGCGTTCACCGAGGACACGTGGTCGGACCACGGCCGAGACGACTACCTGCCCCACATCTACCACGACTGGATAGAGGGCGACGACCAGCTAACTATCGTAGCAGACGCGGGCGACGAACTCGCTGGAGTCGTCCAGTGCGTGCTGCTCTCGGAGTGGGAAGCGTGGGGACAGGGTCTACGCGTCAACCCCGTATTCCGTGGCGAGGGCATCGCCACGCAGATGACCGAACATCTCTTCGAGTGGTCCCGCGAGCGTGGCGCACGCGTCTTCCGGAACATGGTCTTCTCGTGGAACGCCGCCGGGTTAGGCCAGTCACGGGCGAGCGGCTACGACCCGATTACGGAGTTCCGGTGGGCGCACCCGACGCCCGATGCGGACGCGAGCCCCGACCTCACGACGACGAGCGACCCAGACGCCGCGTGGAGTTTCTGGACCGACAGCGCGGCCCGCGACCACCTCCGGGGACTCGCACTCGACGACGACGAGTCGTGGGCGCTCTCGGAACTCACCCGCGAGACGCTCCACGAGGCCGCGGACGACGACCGACTGTTCGTCGTTCGAGACGGAGCCAACGGCACGCGCGGATTCGCCCACCGCGTCCGGGAGTACGAACTGCCGGACGAAGACGGCGAAATGGAGCGGTGGGCCGAGTACGGCGTCGGCGCGTGGGCCGACGCCGAAGCCGCGGCGTCACTGCTCGACACCATCGCGCGAGACGCCGCGGACTGCGACGCCGACAACACTCGCGTGCTGATTCCCGAGACGGTCGAAGTCGTCAGCGACGTTGCCTACTGTCGAACCGAAATCGCCGACGAACCGGACTTCGTGATGGGCGCAGACCTCACCAAGGACTGA
- a CDS encoding DUF1405 domain-containing protein, protein MTISRRFVRQYLERGPGLAWLLAVNVLAMLVGLRFYVETMPDVPTYLWPLYADSPAALFLVTLSLVTLLPNLGRSVSESPRNRPLAYLHTFAFAWLVKYGVWTAVALNLGFSQYFGLPWEPDALWAYWFIIVTHLGFVVEAGALPSFGATTRGALATALGALLVNDAVDYVWGYHPPLRYDPGLVLPAATVALSILSVVAASRAFDRLSSRDQNSVR, encoded by the coding sequence ATGACGATTTCGCGCCGGTTCGTACGCCAATATCTGGAACGCGGGCCGGGCCTCGCGTGGCTACTGGCCGTGAACGTCCTCGCCATGCTGGTCGGCCTGCGGTTCTACGTCGAGACGATGCCGGACGTGCCGACGTACCTCTGGCCGCTGTACGCCGACTCACCCGCCGCGCTGTTCTTGGTGACGCTCTCGCTGGTGACGCTCCTGCCGAACCTCGGGCGCAGTGTGTCTGAATCACCCAGAAACCGACCGCTCGCGTACCTCCACACGTTCGCGTTCGCGTGGCTGGTGAAGTACGGCGTCTGGACGGCCGTCGCGCTCAACCTCGGGTTCTCCCAGTACTTCGGACTCCCGTGGGAACCCGACGCGCTCTGGGCCTACTGGTTCATCATCGTGACCCACCTGGGGTTCGTCGTGGAGGCGGGCGCGCTCCCCTCCTTCGGTGCGACGACGCGCGGCGCGCTGGCGACGGCGCTTGGCGCGCTACTGGTCAACGACGCCGTCGATTACGTGTGGGGCTACCATCCACCCCTGCGCTACGACCCAGGGTTGGTACTCCCTGCCGCGACAGTCGCTCTCTCGATTCTGTCGGTCGTGGCCGCGTCTCGGGCGTTCGACCGACTCTCTTCGCGGGACCAGAATAGCGTGCGCTAA
- a CDS encoding ArsR/SmtB family transcription factor, translating to MDSAELLDILGNENRRRILRLLARKPCYVTEISEYLGVSPKAVIDHLRKLEDAGLVESRTDDQRRKYFSISRNLRLEVNVSPYEFGMKSAYPASTNLDVSRCRHISLNVQYGASDDAPEVEREHEESTGGEVVDDAETVRDTESDDAGMDDPQANDEEGERSTAEERVAGTHATDAADLAEELDELEDLQSELSLAQRWVHGRIADVQDRLCDVLDANGERRLHAAVLAAVAGGATNTEEISRSVEAPMPVVEECLSLLETRGVVQQAGDEWELARE from the coding sequence ATGGACTCCGCCGAGCTGCTCGATATACTTGGAAACGAAAATAGGCGACGCATCCTGCGTCTGCTCGCACGCAAGCCCTGTTACGTCACCGAGATTAGTGAATACCTCGGCGTCAGTCCGAAGGCCGTCATCGACCACCTGCGCAAGTTAGAAGACGCCGGACTCGTGGAGAGTCGCACGGACGACCAGCGCCGTAAGTACTTCAGCATCTCGCGCAACCTCCGGTTGGAAGTGAACGTCTCGCCGTACGAGTTCGGCATGAAGAGCGCCTATCCGGCGAGTACGAACCTCGACGTGAGTCGCTGTCGGCACATCTCGCTGAACGTCCAGTACGGAGCGAGCGACGACGCGCCCGAGGTGGAGCGCGAGCACGAAGAATCGACAGGCGGCGAAGTAGTAGACGACGCGGAGACGGTACGTGACACGGAGAGCGACGACGCGGGGATGGACGACCCGCAAGCGAACGACGAGGAAGGCGAGCGCTCGACGGCGGAAGAGCGAGTCGCCGGAACACACGCCACCGATGCCGCCGACCTCGCGGAAGAACTAGACGAGTTAGAGGACCTCCAGAGCGAACTGTCGCTCGCCCAGCGATGGGTCCACGGCCGCATCGCGGACGTGCAGGACCGCCTCTGCGACGTGTTAGACGCCAACGGCGAGCGACGACTCCACGCGGCGGTGCTGGCCGCAGTTGCAGGCGGCGCGACGAACACCGAAGAAATCAGTCGCTCGGTCGAAGCTCCGATGCCGGTCGTCGAAGAGTGTCTCTCCCTGCTCGAAACGCGCGGGGTCGTCCAGCAAGCAGGCGACGAGTGGGAACTCGCGCGTGAGTGA
- a CDS encoding NUDIX hydrolase: protein MSTDDAPSSATTAATDEVHENAKQDVIVVDADDNEQGLANRLDAHTGDGTRHRAFTSLVFDGDGNILLAQRAPGKRLWGSWWDGTVASHPVQGQSQEAATRQRLDEELGITPDQYDDLRVTDRFEYKRYFENAGVEHEVCAVLKVTLDDLSLDPDEEEVAGLMWVPYERLHDHPEWYRQLRLCPWFEIAMRRDFE, encoded by the coding sequence ATGAGTACCGACGACGCGCCGTCGAGCGCCACCACCGCCGCAACCGACGAAGTCCACGAGAACGCAAAGCAGGACGTTATCGTGGTCGATGCAGACGACAACGAGCAAGGACTAGCGAACCGCCTCGACGCCCACACCGGCGACGGCACGCGCCACCGGGCGTTCACCTCGCTCGTGTTCGACGGCGACGGCAACATCTTGTTGGCCCAGCGCGCGCCCGGCAAGCGCCTCTGGGGGTCGTGGTGGGACGGTACCGTCGCCTCCCATCCCGTGCAGGGCCAGAGCCAAGAGGCGGCCACCCGCCAGCGACTCGACGAAGAGTTGGGCATCACGCCCGACCAGTACGACGACCTGCGCGTGACCGACCGCTTCGAGTACAAGCGCTACTTCGAGAACGCGGGCGTCGAACACGAGGTCTGTGCCGTGCTGAAAGTGACCCTAGACGACCTGAGTCTCGACCCCGACGAAGAAGAGGTCGCGGGCCTGATGTGGGTTCCCTACGAGCGCCTGCACGACCACCCCGAGTGGTATCGCCAACTGCGTCTCTGCCCGTGGTTCGAAATCGCGATGCGCCGCGACTTCGAGTAA
- a CDS encoding DUF5802 family protein has protein sequence MFEDFSSGYYLGRLYVQPHDDERVVMRRDQHEHINRQLYTTGEGVERLDNPLVMKVDQHHLAVEGADDVPERTLVLPRSVLDDTGIRNPPKLKEVLLAKADRAAQMLRYQDCHPGVGT, from the coding sequence ATGTTCGAGGACTTCTCCAGCGGCTACTACCTCGGACGGTTGTACGTCCAACCGCACGACGACGAACGCGTCGTGATGCGCCGTGACCAGCACGAACACATCAACCGTCAACTCTACACGACGGGCGAGGGCGTCGAGCGACTCGACAACCCGCTCGTGATGAAAGTGGACCAGCACCACCTCGCGGTCGAAGGTGCCGACGACGTTCCGGAACGAACGCTCGTCCTGCCCCGCTCAGTGTTAGACGACACCGGCATCCGAAACCCGCCGAAACTCAAGGAAGTGCTACTGGCGAAAGCAGACCGGGCCGCTCAGATGCTCCGCTATCAGGACTGTCACCCGGGCGTCGGGACCTGA
- a CDS encoding DUF7096 domain-containing protein has protein sequence MSTYRAVLLALVTVGSVLAVASPAGAIGVTDAPTPSVEPIQPIETPPSIENVQSEQTANDSENATLGADISSFMQSSAAEIGGAVETGMWSAAFNGTNNQSVKTRLVERRTRELRGELQTLQQRRDELVAQHEAGEISETRYKAKLSHLLGRINALQSAIDTTAPKARQVGANVSQLQSMREEAKNLSGPEISAVARNTTGVGLGNVGGGPPANAAAGTNGTGVGAANGSTGDLPVDAPGNGNGNGNGDDNGGRPADVGNGDASANVTNPVEGNGTGNGPADESADVTDSPSSEFSSRLEGVSIGGALPRTFVGTLF, from the coding sequence ATGAGTACCTATCGAGCCGTTTTGTTGGCGCTGGTGACAGTCGGCAGCGTCCTCGCGGTCGCCTCCCCCGCAGGTGCCATCGGGGTTACCGACGCCCCGACGCCCTCGGTCGAGCCGATACAACCTATCGAGACGCCGCCCTCCATCGAGAACGTCCAGAGCGAACAGACAGCCAACGATAGCGAGAACGCCACGCTCGGTGCGGACATCTCCTCGTTCATGCAGTCGAGTGCCGCCGAAATCGGCGGTGCGGTTGAAACGGGGATGTGGTCCGCGGCGTTCAACGGAACCAACAACCAGTCGGTGAAGACTCGACTCGTAGAGCGCCGAACGCGAGAGTTGCGCGGCGAGCTACAGACGCTCCAGCAACGCCGAGACGAACTCGTCGCCCAACACGAAGCCGGAGAGATAAGCGAGACCCGGTACAAGGCGAAGCTCAGCCACCTCCTCGGACGAATCAACGCGCTCCAGTCGGCCATCGACACGACTGCCCCGAAGGCCAGACAAGTCGGTGCGAACGTCTCGCAACTCCAATCGATGCGGGAGGAAGCGAAGAACCTGAGCGGCCCGGAAATCTCCGCCGTCGCTCGGAACACGACCGGCGTCGGTCTCGGTAACGTCGGTGGCGGTCCGCCCGCGAACGCGGCGGCAGGCACGAACGGAACTGGCGTCGGCGCGGCCAACGGGTCCACGGGCGACCTGCCGGTCGATGCGCCGGGAAACGGGAATGGCAACGGTAACGGCGACGACAACGGTGGACGACCCGCCGACGTCGGCAACGGAGACGCCTCCGCGAACGTGACCAATCCCGTGGAGGGCAACGGAACAGGAAACGGCCCCGCGGACGAGTCGGCGGACGTGACCGACTCGCCGTCGTCTGAGTTCTCATCTCGGCTCGAAGGCGTGTCCATCGGCGGCGCGCTTCCACGTACGTTCGTCGGCACGCTGTTCTAG
- the carB gene encoding carbamoyl-phosphate synthase large subunit gives MTEDTKAGEGQTILLIGSGPIQIGQAAEFDYSGAQACRALQEEGARVVLVNSNPATIMTDPEMADEVYIEPITTEAIAEIIAKENPDGVIAGLGGQTGLNVTAELSEEGVLEEHDVDIMGTPLDTIYATEDRELFRQRMHELDQPVPRSTTIELDDDERVAELSEEDVQGRVEDAVDAVGGLPVISRTTYTLGGSGSGVVHEMDELYDRVRKGLRLSRNSEVLITESISGWVELEYEVMRDAGDSCVIICNMENIDPMGIHTGESTVVTPSQVIPDDGHQEMRDAALEVIRDLGIQGGCNIQFAWRDDGTPGGEYRVVEVNPRVSRSSALASKATGYPIARVTAKVALGKRLHEIENEITGETTAAFEPAIDYVVTKVPRWPKDKFDDVEFELGTAMKSTGEAMAIGRTFEESMLKALRSSEYDPNVDWTDISDQTLEAEYLETPTPDRPYAIFEAFERGYTVSDVVDLTGIEEWYVERFGNVAGASVAAQNGDFAQAAETGFTNQQVAAKAGADVGTVEAAAPKRDFKQVDTCAGEFAASTPYYYSSRRPGAGLGRDEVQVDRDVESVVVVGGGPIRIGQGVEFDYCSVHAVRALREQGIDAHVVNNNPETVSTDYDTSDGLFFEPITAEEVADVIETTNADGVMVQFGGQTSVDIGDPLEDELARRNLDCEILGTSVEAMDLAEDRDRFNRLMDDMGISQPIGGSATSKDEALELAHDIGYPVLVRPSYVLGGRAMDVVSDDDELKEYIEEAVRVSPDKPILVDEFLADAVELDVDAVADGDDVLIGGIMEHVESAGVHSGDSACLIPTRSLSDDTLARVREVVEDIATALDTVGLLNVQLAVQDGEVYVLEANPRSSRTVPFVSKATDVPIAKLAAKVMAGDSLKELDAQEQVPEQISVKEVVLPFDRLPGSDPRLGPEMKSTGEVMGTADTFGKAYDKAQDSTGSPIPKEGGTAVVDFDIDGFGEYYDLDSFDDVTEALKRGKIDLLVTDDREALEMAVEEEVPYFSTEASARAALEALAAKDDPLDVQSVGDRPKTQREWGQ, from the coding sequence ATGACCGAGGACACCAAGGCTGGCGAAGGGCAGACCATCCTGCTCATCGGGAGTGGACCGATTCAGATCGGACAGGCCGCGGAGTTCGACTACTCTGGGGCACAAGCGTGCCGCGCGCTACAGGAGGAGGGCGCGCGAGTCGTGCTGGTCAACTCGAATCCGGCGACCATCATGACCGACCCCGAGATGGCCGACGAGGTGTACATCGAGCCCATCACCACCGAAGCCATCGCGGAAATCATCGCGAAGGAGAACCCGGACGGCGTCATCGCCGGACTCGGGGGCCAGACCGGACTGAACGTCACGGCGGAACTCTCCGAGGAGGGCGTTCTCGAAGAGCACGACGTGGACATCATGGGCACTCCGTTGGACACCATCTACGCGACGGAGGACCGCGAACTGTTCCGCCAGCGGATGCACGAGTTGGACCAACCGGTGCCGCGCTCGACCACCATCGAATTGGACGACGACGAACGAGTCGCCGAACTGAGCGAAGAGGACGTACAGGGGCGCGTCGAAGACGCCGTCGATGCAGTCGGCGGCCTCCCCGTCATCTCCCGGACGACCTACACGCTCGGCGGGTCGGGGTCCGGCGTCGTCCACGAGATGGACGAACTGTACGACCGCGTCAGGAAGGGCCTACGCCTCTCGCGCAACAGCGAGGTCCTGATTACCGAATCCATCTCCGGGTGGGTCGAACTCGAATACGAGGTCATGCGCGACGCGGGCGACTCCTGTGTCATCATCTGCAACATGGAGAACATCGACCCGATGGGGATTCACACCGGGGAATCGACGGTCGTGACCCCGAGTCAAGTCATCCCGGACGACGGACACCAAGAGATGCGCGACGCCGCGCTCGAAGTGATTCGGGACTTGGGCATCCAAGGCGGTTGTAACATCCAGTTCGCGTGGCGCGACGACGGCACCCCCGGCGGCGAGTACCGCGTCGTCGAGGTCAACCCCCGCGTCTCGCGCTCCTCCGCGCTCGCCTCGAAGGCGACTGGCTACCCAATCGCCAGAGTCACGGCGAAGGTCGCGCTCGGCAAGCGTCTCCACGAAATCGAGAACGAGATTACCGGCGAGACGACCGCCGCCTTCGAACCGGCAATCGACTACGTGGTGACGAAGGTGCCGCGCTGGCCCAAGGACAAGTTCGACGACGTGGAGTTCGAACTCGGTACCGCGATGAAATCGACCGGCGAGGCGATGGCCATCGGCCGGACGTTCGAAGAGTCCATGCTGAAGGCTCTCAGGTCCTCGGAGTACGACCCGAACGTTGACTGGACGGATATTTCCGACCAGACGCTCGAAGCCGAGTACCTCGAAACCCCGACGCCCGACCGCCCGTACGCCATCTTCGAAGCCTTCGAGCGCGGTTACACCGTCTCGGACGTAGTGGACCTCACGGGCATCGAAGAGTGGTACGTCGAACGCTTCGGTAACGTCGCCGGAGCGTCTGTCGCCGCACAGAACGGCGACTTCGCCCAAGCCGCAGAAACTGGCTTCACGAACCAGCAGGTCGCCGCGAAAGCTGGCGCGGACGTGGGAACCGTCGAAGCCGCCGCACCGAAACGCGACTTCAAGCAAGTCGATACGTGCGCGGGCGAGTTCGCCGCCTCGACGCCGTACTACTACTCCTCGCGCAGACCCGGCGCGGGACTCGGCAGAGACGAAGTCCAAGTCGATAGGGACGTAGAGAGCGTCGTCGTGGTCGGCGGCGGCCCGATTCGCATCGGACAGGGCGTCGAGTTCGACTACTGCTCGGTCCACGCGGTGCGCGCCCTGCGCGAACAAGGCATCGACGCCCACGTAGTGAACAACAACCCCGAGACGGTCTCGACGGACTACGACACCTCCGACGGCCTGTTCTTCGAACCGATTACCGCCGAAGAGGTCGCGGACGTCATCGAGACGACGAACGCCGACGGCGTGATGGTCCAGTTCGGCGGCCAGACTAGCGTGGACATCGGCGACCCGCTCGAAGACGAGTTGGCACGCCGGAATTTGGACTGCGAGATTCTGGGCACCAGCGTCGAGGCGATGGACCTCGCGGAAGACCGCGACCGGTTCAACCGCCTGATGGACGACATGGGCATCAGCCAACCGATCGGTGGGTCGGCAACCAGCAAGGATGAGGCCCTCGAACTAGCCCACGACATCGGCTATCCGGTCCTCGTGCGCCCGAGTTACGTCCTCGGTGGCCGCGCGATGGACGTTGTGTCCGACGACGACGAACTGAAAGAGTACATCGAGGAAGCAGTGCGCGTCTCGCCCGACAAACCGATTCTGGTGGACGAGTTCCTCGCGGATGCAGTCGAACTAGACGTTGACGCCGTTGCCGACGGCGATGACGTACTCATCGGGGGAATCATGGAACACGTCGAGAGCGCGGGGGTTCACTCCGGCGACTCGGCTTGCCTGATTCCGACGCGCTCGCTTTCCGACGACACACTCGCCCGCGTGCGCGAAGTGGTCGAAGACATCGCCACCGCGTTGGATACGGTCGGCCTGCTGAACGTCCAACTTGCAGTGCAAGATGGCGAAGTGTACGTCCTCGAAGCCAACCCGCGTTCTTCCCGTACGGTGCCGTTCGTCTCGAAGGCGACGGATGTTCCGATTGCGAAACTCGCCGCGAAGGTGATGGCGGGCGATAGCTTGAAAGAACTCGACGCACAGGAGCAGGTCCCCGAGCAGATTAGCGTCAAAGAGGTCGTCCTGCCGTTCGACCGTCTTCCGGGAAGCGACCCGCGCCTCGGCCCGGAGATGAAGTCCACCGGCGAAGTGATGGGCACCGCAGACACCTTCGGGAAGGCCTACGACAAGGCCCAAGACTCCACGGGGTCGCCGATTCCGAAAGAGGGTGGAACCGCCGTCGTGGACTTCGACATCGACGGGTTCGGCGAGTACTACGACCTCGACTCGTTCGACGACGTGACGGAGGCCCTGAAGAGAGGGAAAATCGACCTGCTCGTCACCGACGACCGCGAGGCCCTAGAGATGGCCGTCGAAGAGGAAGTGCCGTACTTCTCGACGGAAGCGAGCGCACGCGCCGCGCTGGAAGCGCTCGCCGCGAAAGACGACCCGCTCGACGTGCAGTCGGTCGGCGACCGGCCGAAGACCCAGAGAGAGTGGGGTCAGTAG
- a CDS encoding ubiquitin-like small modifier protein 1, protein MQWKLFADLAEVAGGKHAEVDAEPGDTVGTALDELVADHPGLADRIYDDGGELRDHINVLRNGTNVYSQQGLETELEDGDELALFPPVSGG, encoded by the coding sequence ATGCAGTGGAAGTTGTTCGCGGACCTCGCCGAAGTCGCCGGTGGAAAACACGCCGAGGTAGACGCCGAACCGGGCGATACTGTTGGGACGGCGTTAGACGAACTCGTCGCCGACCATCCCGGACTGGCCGACCGCATCTACGACGACGGCGGCGAGTTGCGCGACCACATCAACGTCCTCCGAAACGGGACGAACGTCTACAGCCAGCAGGGTCTGGAGACCGAACTCGAAGACGGCGACGAACTCGCGCTGTTCCCGCCAGTCAGTGGCGGCTAA
- a CDS encoding potassium transporter TrkA, with product MNLFATIERPVMALVRILGLALLSGAVTTSVGFCYRWYARQRMPTGLAVLVGCGSIGIWLNTSTALSQYVGGGNAVPPVGTALVNVAAFALGAATAVAGARTGEAATGQFGRSAATELEGDVSRFVQAVGRFVTVELPEEIEDIEGYEPVAPETKAALSGATYRFPRRMTVTELRERLVARLRDDYAIGHVDVDLADDGTVSYVAVGGRAAGIGPTLPPGTVAVAVRADPAFSASAGDLVQVWEPSETGDAERVATAELRATVGDVATLALDADATLDPETEYRLVTLPTEPRADREFSAQLRAADETVSALELDEDSPLVGLPVGGLVVAVVAVRGDAGVETLPPRERLLRGGDTLFVVAQPELLRKVETAAGSASGAAPSVVLTDGG from the coding sequence GTGAACCTCTTTGCGACTATCGAACGGCCGGTGATGGCGCTCGTCCGAATTCTCGGACTCGCACTGCTCTCGGGCGCAGTGACCACCTCCGTCGGATTCTGCTACCGATGGTACGCCCGCCAACGGATGCCGACTGGTCTCGCGGTTCTCGTCGGGTGTGGCAGTATCGGCATTTGGCTGAACACCTCGACTGCGCTGAGTCAGTACGTCGGTGGCGGCAACGCGGTCCCGCCAGTCGGCACCGCGCTCGTGAACGTCGCCGCGTTCGCTCTCGGAGCAGCCACCGCAGTCGCCGGTGCGCGAACAGGTGAGGCCGCGACTGGCCAGTTCGGCCGCTCCGCCGCGACCGAACTCGAAGGCGACGTGAGTCGGTTCGTGCAGGCAGTCGGCCGGTTCGTCACCGTCGAACTGCCCGAGGAAATCGAAGACATCGAGGGCTACGAACCAGTCGCACCCGAGACGAAGGCCGCGCTTTCGGGGGCGACGTATCGGTTCCCGCGGCGAATGACTGTCACGGAACTCCGCGAGCGACTCGTCGCCCGCCTCCGCGACGACTACGCTATCGGCCACGTAGACGTTGACCTCGCGGACGACGGTACGGTGTCGTACGTCGCAGTCGGCGGTCGGGCCGCCGGAATCGGTCCGACGCTCCCGCCGGGAACGGTCGCCGTGGCCGTCCGCGCCGACCCCGCGTTCAGCGCGAGTGCGGGCGACCTCGTGCAAGTTTGGGAACCGAGTGAGACGGGAGACGCCGAGCGAGTCGCTACCGCAGAGCTTCGGGCAACCGTCGGCGACGTAGCGACGCTCGCGCTCGACGCGGACGCGACGCTCGACCCCGAAACGGAGTATCGACTGGTGACGCTGCCGACGGAACCGCGCGCCGACCGAGAGTTCTCCGCCCAACTGCGGGCCGCAGACGAGACTGTCAGCGCGCTCGAACTGGACGAGGATAGCCCTCTGGTCGGTCTCCCAGTCGGAGGACTCGTCGTTGCGGTCGTCGCGGTTCGCGGCGACGCTGGCGTCGAGACACTTCCGCCGCGAGAACGCCTGCTTCGCGGGGGCGACACGCTCTTCGTCGTCGCCCAACCGGAGTTGCTTCGGAAGGTCGAGACTGCGGCCGGGAGTGCCAGTGGTGCTGCGCCGTCCGTCGTGCTGACCGACGGCGGATGA